TTGCCAAGCAAACACACCAACTGACATTGATCCTTCAGCTCTAGGAGTACGTCAAGCACACCCCGACTGTCTGGCCCACGATCAATGACATCCCCTAAAATGACGAGGGTATCACCGGAACAAATACCTATCGCTTCAACTAATGAGCGAAATGCCGTCAGACACCCGTGAATGTCACCAATTGCGATCACTCGCGGCTCGGGCTCTTCAGAATCATCCATCGGAACTTAGTCAACGAAAATTACTAATAATCTACGATGCAGATACATGACGGTCACTGTACTTGGAGCGTCAGGTGAACGATTATCAATTGTTGCGGTTTGCCCGTACGTTTCAATGTCTGCAATAGGTTGAATTCAGCTGCTCTAGTGGTCTCTCAGTGAAATCTCGACTCGAAAAGATGTCCTCACAATTGCATCTGCTGAGCCTTCTGTGCTACGGACCCCTCGCCGTTCTTATTGTTACATCGAGCGACAATGTCCTCGCTGAGGAAGCCTCCGCGCAGAAGGGGTATGAGCTCCTGCTCAATAAGCCGTATGTCGAATCCGCTTTCGATCAGGAGACTTTTGACGAAGTTTGGCAGTCGTGGGAAGAGCCGCTCCGCTCGAAAGCCGCGACTGCCTCGCCTGACGACCGTCGTCGCATGGCCTATCGCCGGTACGGATTTGTGGAACGACCCGACGATCCCGGGCATCGTCCCATTCAGTATGTTGTCGATGACCAAGGCAAATGGTCGATGAACTGTCTCGCCTGCCACCAGGGAACTGTCGCAGGAGAACTCATCCCTGGAGCCGCCAATACGCAGTTCGCATTGCAAACACTGGTTGAAGACATTCGCACCACAAAACTTCGTTTGCGAAAACCGCTCTCGGGCCTCGACATCGGCTCGAGTTTCTTTCCGCTTGGAACAACCGTCGGCACCACCAACGCCATCATGTTCGGCGTCGCACTCATGCACTATCGCGATGAGGACCTGAATGTTTTAAGTAATCGGCTCCCACCCAAACTAACGCACCACGATCACGATGCGCCAGCTTGGTGGAACACGGCGATAAAAGAGCGTCTTTACTGCGACAACTTCGCGCCCCGCGGGCATCGCGCGCTGATGCAGTTCATCGCGTCGAAAGAGAATGGGCCGGAAAAGTTTCGCGAGTGGGAAGACGACTTCCGACACATCCAAGCCTATATCGAATCCCTCGAACCACCGAAGTATCCTGTTGAAATTGATCAACCCCTCGCAGAGCAGGGGAGGGGAGTATTCAACGAGAATTGCGCCTCCTGCCACGGGACCTACGACCCAAAAATCGAGCTTAGCGAGCAGTATCCCGAACGAATCATCGACTGGTCTGTTGTCAAAACCGACCCGGTTCGTCTCGGCTCGCTTACCGTTGAGCACCGTGCAGGTTATGGTCGCAATTGGATCAATGAGTACGGCGAAGCTGGCGAGGTGATCGCCGATCCCCAAGGATATCTTGCCCCGCCGCTAACCGGCGTTTGGGCATCCGCACCTTACCTCCACAACGGCAGTGTTCCGACTCTGTGGCACCTGCTTAATCCCGAGAAGCGGTCTATGGTTTGGGTACGCAGATGCCGCTCACCATTGCAGGGCCCGAAAACCGACTACGACTTCGAAAAGATCGGCCTTGCTGTTGAAGCACTCGAACACCTGCCTGCGAAAGAACTTCCGAAAGCGGAAACCCGCTACTACTTTGACACCCGAAAGTTTGGCAAGAGTGCAGGCGGCCATGATTTCCCTAGCGTGCTCGATGAACGCCAGCGGAAGGCGGTGTTGGAGTATCTCAAAACCCTATGACTCCTCGCCGGCAGCCAAGCTTCATTGACACGGTTTGCCCGAGCGATAGGATGAATCGATCAACGCCCATTCAAAATGACGGAAGTCTTGCCTAGGATTAGACTTTCGCACCCCGTAGCAGAATCACTTCGTAGCAGAATAAGGATTCAGTATCTCGATGTCAGAACCCATCACGCAGCTTGAGTTTGCCCGCGCTGGCGAAGTTACCAAGGAAATGAACTATGTCGCGGAGCGTGAGCAGCTTTCACCCGAGCTGATTCGTGACGAAGTGGCAGCGGGTCGATTAGTAATTCCAGCCAATACCGTCCACGCGGCGGGCCGGCTTGAACCAATGGGAATCGGCATTGCCACCAAGTGCAAAGTCAACGCCAACATCGGGAACTCCGCAGTTACCAGCGATCTTGACGGCGAGCTCGAAAAGCTCCACACCGCGGTTCACTTTGGTGCCGACACGGTGATGGACCTTTCAACCGGCAGCAACATCGATGCGATCCGCAAAGCGATTATCGAAGCCTCGCCGGTGCCAATCGGTACAGTTCCGATTTATCAGATGCTCGAAGAACTCGGCGGTGAAATCGAGGAGATGCGACCCCAGCATTTCCTCGACATGGTTGAGCACCAGGCCAAACAGGGTGTCGATTACATGACGATCCACTGCGGCATCATGTACGAGCATCTGCACCTGACAACTGACCGCGTGACCGGAATTGTTAGCCGTGGCGGTTCGCTGATCGCCAAGTGGATGATGAGCCATCGCAAGCAGAATCCGCTTTACGAAGCCTTCGACGATCTCTGTGACATCATGCGTCAATACGACGTGACATGGAGCCTTGGTGACGGCCTCCGTCCTGGTTCGCTTGCTGATGCGAGCGACGAAGCACAGTTTGCTGAACTTGATGTCCTCGGCGAACTCACCGCCCGCGGCCAAGAACGCGGAACCCAGGTCATGGTCGAAGGTCCTGGTCACGTACCGATGGACCAGATCAAGATGAACGTTGATCGTCAAATCGAAGTTTGCAACGGCGCACCATTTTATGTGCTAGGCCCGTTGGTCACGGACTTCGCCCCGGGTTACGACCACATCACCAGTTGTATTGGCGCCTCGCTAGCCGGCTGGGCAGGAGCTGCCATGCTCTGTTATGTGACGCCGAAGGAACACCTTGGCCTTCCTGAACGCGAAGACGTGAAACAAGGCCTGATCGCCTATAAAATCGCGGCCCACTCAGCCGACATCGCGCGCCAACGTCCCGGTGCTCGAGATCGCGATGATGCGCTTTCAAAAGCACGCTTCGAGTTTGACTGGAACGAACAATTCCGCCTCGCTCTCGACCCTGAGACAGCCCAGCGATATCACGACGAAACGCTTCCGCAAGACACCTTCAAGAGTGCCCACTTCTGCAGTATGTGTGGACCGAAATACTGCTCGATGAAGATCACCCAAGACATCCGCGAGATGGCGGAGCAAGGCGAACTCGTTGAGTTGACCGTGCCAGAAACCACGGAAGCCAGCAATTAGAGTGTCGGGAAGTCACAAGTGGCTGCGGGGTTTTGCGTAAATCCCATGTCCGTGCTATGATACGAACGAGACGAATCACTCCCCGCGAGCGTTCCTCCTGTGTTCCGCTCCGAATACCAGTTTCATAGAATTTGGCCCACCTTTCTGGAGTTCACGATGAAGTATCTACTTGTATTCACCGCATTGGTGATGATCGGTTGCCAGTCGCAGACTTCCGCGGAGAAAGAATCCGAGACAACGGAAGTCACCGAGGTTTCCACATTTAACGCTGAGGGCGCCCCCACGGTTGAATTCAGCGTACCAAGCATGCACTGCGAGTTTTCCTGCGCTCCAGCAGTCAAAGAAACACTCGCGAAGCAGCCAGGCGTCAAAGACGTGAAGGTTGACCTAGCGACGAAGACCGCTGTTGTCTCCGTAGAAGAGGATCTCTTCGACGCGGAAGCGGCTGTTGCTGCGTTGGTCGACATTCAGTTTGTCGATTCGAAAATCGTCAACGATGGGGACCTTGCAAAGTCAACCACCGCGGACGAAAAGTCCTAGGCAACGGCAAACTCCTACCGTTGGAGAAAGCCGCATCCCCAAGAGGAAGCGGCTTTTCTTATGCGCCCTCTTTGGGACGATAAAAAAGAACAATCGGCAGCATGAGAAAGGCGATGAAAAGGAACATCGTACTCCTGGGCCACTGGAAACTCTCGATCAGTCTGGAAAGTATCCAATAGAGCCCCGCCGAAATCAGGATCCCAACCCAGTTGGCTTGGTTCATCACGGCAATCATCCGCCCCTTCTTATCATCCGGCGGACGCGATTGCATAAAGACCTGCAACGGCACGGCAAACAGCCCCGTGCAGACTCCCAGCATGAGCAACGTCGGTAGGCTGCCCCAGTATCCTAGCCACTGTGGGCCTTCTCCTAGGCCCGGCAATCGAGACAGCTCCCCGTTTTCATCTCTCAGCAAGCTCATGTCACCCTTTGCTGGAACGGCCATCAAGATCAAGCAGACGAACATTCCCACGCTGCCGATCCGCAACAAGCGAAAGTCCACTTTCCCGCCAGAAACAAGACCACCAATCACACACCCGACGGCGATTCCAACGCCAATGATCCCAGCGAGCTCGCTTGTGTGGTCGTCACCGATACGCATCTCGATTTTCCCGAGTGCGTTGACAGCCGAGGGCACCATACCCGCAAGCAGCCAAAAGACACTTGAAACCAGCAGCGCCATCAGCAAGGGACGGTCACCGGCCAACAAGCTCCTCATATCTTGAGGCACCGTCACAGCGTCGGTATCGAATTTCAAATCGGGATTCGCGGCTGGAACTTTTCGAACGAGCAGTGACGACACCGTCCCTACGACAGCGATGACGACGCAGGCGATCGAAGACCGCCAAAGCTCTTCACCGGAGGACTCCAGCAGTTTGCCAGCGACCACCGTCCCAAAAATGATTGCCAGAAACGTGGTCATTAGCATAAAACCGTTGGCTCGCGGCAAATCTCGCTCGCGTAGCATCTCTGGCAGAATGCCGTACTTGGCGGGACCGAAAAAGGCGCTTTGCGCCCCCATCAGAAACAGCACGGCAAGCAATGGCCACAAAGTACTCTCGCGAGAATAGGCAACAAACGCCAACCCGCCTAAAGCCATGATGGCGATTTCGGCAAATTTGCACGAGATCACAATCCCCCGTTTACCAATCTTGTCGGAGAGGTAACCGGCGTATCCGGTAAACGCTAAGAAGGGAGCCGCGAACACGAACATCACGGTCGCTTGACCATCGGAGACAGCTCCTTGTTCAATCGCGGCAAACGCAACCATAAAGAACATCGGCGCCACCGTGGCCACCGAGGAGGCGACCAACAAGGGCACCCCAAACCACAGCAGGACCGTCCCCGGTTGTTCCCCTAGAGCAGAAGCGCCAACCGTCGAAATCGAAAGCAACAAGATGAGCTGCTTGAACAGATTATCATTGAACGCCCCCAGAAACTGCGTGACGGTCATTCCCCAGAAAGAACGATCCGCGTAGAGCGAAGGCAAGGCCGATTTATCAGCAATTTGCGTGTCTGCTGGGGCTTCCGTGGCCTCATGGCTTGCTTCTTCCGAGGTGCTCATGCGGAAGATTATGAGCCCGATTGCTCCAACTCACAAGAGAAGTGTTCTCAGGTAGTTCACTCTGTCAGCGATCGCTCTTGAATTCGCTCCCGAACTTCCGGCAGTGGGTAGTCGATGATCTTAAGCTCTTGACCCGACAACTCCTGCAGACGCTGCCAGCCACGGGTGATCAGTGCTTCGCGCTGGGCAACGAAAGCGGTATCAAGCAATCGCTTGTCAAAGTCCCCATCGACGGAAACCGGCTCGAATTCATCCGCCACAATGTACTGGGCTAGGGTTGGGTTGCAGCGTAAATGTCGCTCTGGGGTCGTATGCAGGACTTCAGGATCGAGCATTCCCACAACGAAGCGAAGGTACAGATCGCTATCGGTCAGATTGGCGACATCCTCACCACACACGTCACAGAGATAGCCTTCGTCACACTTCATAGCCACTCGCGAAATTAAGACCCTACAACCCGAGGACTTCGGCCATGCCGTACAGGCCCGGCGGCTTGTCGATCAGCCACTTCGCGGCCATGAGCGCTCCCTGCGCATAACAATCACGATTACTTGCGGCAACATTCAGCTCGATGGTCTCGCCCAACATCCCAAAGACGATCGTATGCTCGCCTGGGTTGTCACCCGTACGCACCGCGTGGTAGCCGATCTCATTACTCGGACGTTGACCGGGGCGGCCTTCACGACCGTGCGCCACAGCCGGTTTGTCCATCGCCTTAGCGACAATCTCACCAAACTTCAACGCCGTTCCGCTGGGTGCGTCTTCTTTGAAACGATGATGCCGCTCGATGATTTCCACATCCACGCCTGACGGCAAATCCTTGAGCGCACCTCCGGCAATCTCAGTCAACTTCATCACCAGATTCACAGCAGGGCTCATACTCGGAGCGAACACTACCGGGATCGCCTTCGCGGCTTCATGGATGGCCGCAATCTGAGCATCGCTGAAGCCAGTCGTGGCGATTACGACCGGTTTCTTCTCGGCCAAACAATGTTCAATCATCGCCATTGCCGCATCGGGAACTGAAAAGTCGATTACGATTGCAGCCGCGGTCGGACCAACAGGCTTTAGCGGAACTCCCAACCCGGCAATCCCGGCTAGCAGTCCGGCATCCGCTTCAAGCTGAGGATGATCGACTGACTCGAACGCAGTGACGATCTCAAAACCGTTGTCAGCGGCGGCACAGGCAACCACGCGTTGCCCCATACGTCCTGCTGCGCCATGAATAGCTAAATCGATTGACATCCTAGAGATAGGTCCTTCAAAGAATAAAGAAGTAGCAGAGCAGATTATTGGGGCTCAGCTATTCAACTGAATCGCCTGAACGATTTCATCCAAGTCGTTCTCAACCTTCACCGCACGATTCGCAAATTGGGCTCGGCTGACGCCGCGGCTACCCAGGACGCGTTCAAACTCATCTTGGTCGGCGGTGTGATAGGCGACCGTCGCGGTGGGGTCCTTGAGTTGATGCCCCGTAAGCACGCACACCACGCGATCGCTGGGCGCGATGATTCCTTGCTCTCTCAGCAATTTCGCGCCAGCGACACTCGCCGCGCTAGCCGGTTCGCAACCCATGCCGTTGGCACCCACCTGGCTCTTGGCGTCGAGGATTTGCTGATCGGTCACCTCGCGGACGACACCTTCGCAACATTCCAGGGCACGCAGACACTTCATTAAGTTCACAGGGCGATTGATTTCGATGGCACTAGCAATCGTATCCGCTTTTCCTGCAGCCGCGTCGAGTTCGCCGTAGTATTTGTCAATGATCGACACGTCAGGTTTCCCCTTATTCCAACGCAGGCCTCGCTTCTCGTAGAGTTCGTGCAGGGTATTGGCACCGAGTGCGTTAATGACAGCAAGCCGCGGAATGCGATCGATCAGGCCCAACTGGTGAAGTTCGTGAAACGCTTTGCCGAACGAACTGCTGTTTCCCAAGTTGCCGCCAGGAACAACGATCCAGTCGGGCACTTCCCAGTTGAGGCTCTCCAGCACCCTCATCATGATGGTTTTCTGCCCTTCCAAGCGGAAGGGATTCACGCTGTTGACGAGGTAAATGCCAAGCTTCTCGCTGACTTGCCTCACACGATGCATCGCATCGTCGAAGTCGCCGGCGATCTGCACGGTCAGCGCTCCATAATCGAGAGCCTGAGAAAGCTTTCCGTAAGAAATCTTGCCCGACCCGATAAAGATCACCGCCTGCATCAATTTGCTCGAACAGCAATACAGTGCTAAAGAAGCGCTTGTATTGCCCGTTGACGCACAGGCGGCTTTCTTCGCTCCGATCGTGTGGGCGTGGGTGAAGGCGGCTGTCATGCCATTGTCCTTGAAGCTGCCCGAAGGATTCATCCCCTCGTACTCCAAGTAGAGCCGACCTTGGTCCATGCCGATGTACTTGCCAACGCCATCGGTCGCGATCAGCGGAGTTTGCCCTTCGCCAATCGTGACAATCTGCTGAGGCTTGGCAAATGGCAGCAACTCGTGAAAACGCCAAACTCCGCTTTTGCACAGAGGCTCATTGCGACGCGCCCACTTCTTCTCAAACCACTTGAGCGAGTCGGGTACTGGCAACTGGTCCCACTCGTAAGTCACGTCCAGAAGGTTGCCGCAAGCATCACAGGACGTGCGTACCTCACCTACCTCATAGGTTGCAGCACACCCAGGCGAAATGCACTGCTGGTATGCGTGAGTGGTATCAATATCGACAGAACTTGCCACCAGAATCGCAGCTCCTGAAAACCATCGCTTCCGCTGGCACGCTTGCACGGCATGTAAAGCGGAATCTTCTGGGTTCTAAACTATGACGAATAAACAACTTGTATGAAATTCTACTTCGCGATCCCACTTGCCGCAACGCGAAGGCAGTCGCTTGGTTTTCCACAAAGGGACAGCTACCGAATGCGGAAATGCGACCGATCTCCCCGGAGAGATTTCTACTCCATCTCTTCTCGATAGCCTTACGGCTCTCTGCGAACCTTACTCTGAGTTAGACCTCAGCAATCTACTCAGGGTTCTCCTCGCCTTCGATGCAAGGAGAAACTCACGAGATGGCGACCAATATGCGGCGCAAGCCTCTGCTAACAAACGCCTTAGGAAGCAAACCCTGCGATCCAGATGGTTTGACGATTCACACGAAACCGCTTAGAATAAGGGGCTCGATTGAGCTCAATTCCAACAATCACTATCACCTGATTCTGACGATTCATCTCAGCGATCGGATATTTCCATTGCCACGAGGAACCGAGGGGGAACGAAGAGCGACATGAAAAAAGCTGATATGAAAGTCTACCGTGAAAGACTCATGGACCTTCGTGCGCGATTGCGTGGCGATGTGAATTCCATGGCTGACTCGGCGCTTCGTAAATCAGGCACCAACGGCGACCAAGCCGCGAGCATGCCCATTCACATGGCCGAACTCGGCAGTGAGAACTACGAGCAAGAATTCACCCTCAGCCTGCTCGCCACCGAAGGCGATCGGCTAGAAATGGTCGAGTCGGCACTCGATCGGATCGAAGCAGGCACCTACGGCCAATGTGTTCACTGCTCGAAGGTCGTCCCGAAAATGAGGCTCAACGCAATTCCCTACACGCCGCTTTGCATCAAATGTGCCGAATTGCGTAGCGAGGGAAAGCTAGAACTGGAAGACTAGAAGTTCCGCAGTTGAAACGGACTGACCTTTTCAGTTCGCGATCATCAGCGTAAGAATGGGCTAGATGACAAACTCAACTGCCCAATCAGTGGACTACCCAAGTTCACGTTATGCTCTTTTTTTTGTCCCGGCCGTTCTGGGCTTGGCGGCTGATCTGTGGACGAAGTCATGGACGTTCGCACAGCCCGAGCTGTTTCAGGGTGCTCAGCACTGGTGGCTTTGGGAGGAGCACGCGGGAATCCAACTCAGCTTGAATGAAGGCGCACTCTTTGGGATGGGGCAGGGGAAGGTGTGGTTCTTTACGGCTTGCTCGGTACTTGCAGGCATCGCCATTCCCGTCTGGCTGTTCAGGTTTGGAGCGGCTACGGATGCAAAGCTCACCTTTGCACTGGGGGCAATTATGGGCGGGGTTTTCGGCAATCTTTACGATCGCCTGGGACTTCACGACCTCCAGTGGGAAAGATTTCGGCACGACCGTGAAGGGGCCGTCTATGCCGTCCGTGATTGGATCCTGCTCCAGTGGAACGATCAGTGGGTGTGGCCGAACTTCAACATCGCCGATGTGTTGCTCGTCTGCGGAGCGGCCTCTCTCTTCTTGATTTCTGTTTTCAGCGCGGCGCCCGAAACTGAAGCCGCTTCCGAAAAGCCAGAAACCTGAGCGGCTTTCCGCAAAATAGCTGCGGGATGTCGAATCGCTGTGTTTTGGAAAGCTATTTGGCGGTTACTATCCCCTCGTGAGGGGTGTAATTCTTGGTGCCTCCTCACGAAAGATGCTCTGACTTCCAAACAAGGACATCGTCCCGAAGCTTCCCCGGGCTAATTGTGAGAGCGCTTGCAGTCATTTAATCTGACGACGTGGTGCGACTGCAATGCCTGCGAAGCGGCTCGCGAGGACGTTGCCAATAAGCAAAAGAAACTAGGCGGATGTGATGGAACTACATGAATCTTGATTGCAACCTATGAGGACGCCACGATGAAATTATCTCAATCCGTTCGCTACGCGATTCTTGCCCTCTGCCAACTTGAAGATCCCGAAGGATCACGACCCGTTTCCTGCCGGCAGCTCGCCAAGCTCGGCGATATGCCAGAGCGGTTTCTCCTCCAGGTGTTGAGGCAGCTCGTCAATCATGGCGTTCTGAGTTCGACGCGAGGCGTTGAAGGTGGGTATCGCTTGGCTCGTAACAAGGACGACATCACCCTGCTCGAAATTGTCGAAGCCGCCGACGGACCCTTGCACGCAAATCAAAACGGGAGCATTGAGGCACTCAACACAGCCTCTCAGGAAACTCTGAAAGCCGTGTTTGGCGAAGTCGTTGATAATCAGAAACAGGCGCTCGCGAAGGTAACGCTCGGACACCTGCAGCCTGGGTAAGTGTACATAATCGACGAACAAGAAATACGCATGAAACCCTAGCCTAGCAACACGCAAGTCTTGGAATAAGGAGGAAATAAGCTACTGCGCAGAAATACTGTTTCCATCTGAACTGAATTCGATTCTTTGGTGTTCTTCTAGTGGGAAGATGGCTAGAGGAATCCCTTCTTTCCACAGAGCTTCTTTAAGTAGCCGAACATCGTTGTAGGCATCGGGATAGATAAAAGCGAGTACGGACTCGTGATTAGAACTCCGATTTCGCAATCGTTTCTTAAACTTGGAGTTAGGTAGCAGTGCTTGTTCAATTGGCTGTCCAACTTCCTCGTTGACGGGAAGGATAGCACCAACCATTTGGACCTTCACGTTGTTCCCAGCTAGTACAGGAGACACGGTAATCGGTACTTCTACTTTTCGTTCTAGATAAAGTCTAAAGCGAAAACCGTCAATCGGCCCAACAGTATCGACAGCGTGCCCTCTTTGCATTACTCCTTGCGTGAGGTACGGCTTTCTCAGTCGTTGCATCTCTTGCTTCAATTCATCATATGGAATCACCCCCAGCTTACCATGACGCAACCGCACTATGATCGCTTCTTTCACTTCGCGTGCTAGAGGCGTCGGCATGCAAACAATCTCTTCAGACTCTTCGGTCTGACCGACTAATGAATACTGCTGTTCAGTTAGTTTTTTTAGCTCAATCTTGGCCTTGAGAAGCTCCCGCTGAACGTCGAACTCCTCCTGGGATTTCTCGTCAAGTCGTGCGCGACGGGCTGCCAGGTCTTGCTCGTGTAAGGACTGCATCTCCACGAGCTTCTGTCTTTCAGCCTCCAAGAGCTTTCGTTCCCGAGCGACTGCGATGGTTCGCCGCGCTTGTTCGGCATTCTTGCGGCTTGCGAAAGCGATCTCTCGGCGTATTTGAGCCAGTTCTTCAGCTTCGCTCTGCGTCTCGTCCGGTTCGGGTTCTGCCTTCGGCTGGATTTCTTGCGGCGGGGGCGTAGGTTCGTAGGTAACCTCATGGAGTTGTGTCTGTTCTTCGGGCGTCTCTTCCTCGGGCGAAGCCATCAACGAACCTTGCGAAGCCCGCACACCGACGACCATCACCAGAATGATGAGGATTCCGACAATGTTCGCCACAATGTCCAGGAACGAATCTTCACCTGGCATGCCGTCATCAGATTCGTGGTTGGCACGACTAGCGCGTGACATTCGATTGACCTCCCGGAGAGCGCACGGCTGTCAGTGGCATCTCGACATCCACACCGCTCCCTTCAAGCAGCTTCGCCAGCTTCATCGCCTCACGGTCCGCACCAGGAGCAACCTTCACACGCAATACGGGCTTCCAGTGCATGCTGCGGCCAGCAAAGCCCCAATCTTGCGTGCGTTGCCGAATGCTGCCCGCGAAGTCATTTATGAGCTTGTTCGTCGGTTGATCGAAGCTGATAAACTTGGTTGATCCAAAGCTCTGCTTGTCGGGAGAGGGTAGGATATCGAGTCCGTCCTTGCGAACGTAGACCGAGATGGGACGGCGCATTGGCACGGACTGATTACGCGATTTCTGCAACGCCCAATCGGAGCCGCGCCCCGCGGCAGCACTTTGAACTTCGGTCGTACTAGAAAAGGTTGCGCTCACGCTCTGTGATTGCGAATTCGTGTTACCCGCTTGAATGGCACCACTTGAGGTTGCTGAGGCCTGCGACGAGGCACTCCCCGAACTCGAGGATCCCGAACCGGCAGACCCACTCGATGCACCACCCGCTGTCGAATCTTCGGCTTGCGCGCCGCCAGGTACACCTTTTCCTACGGAGCCACTCGAATCGCCGCCGCTAGAATTCGCTGCACTCGAATCGCTGCCCGCCGTGCCTTGCCCCAGAGCATCGCCTTCCGAGCCCGATTGGTTCCATGTCGAAGTCGCAGCACCGTTTCCGCCTGCCGCGGAGTCAGGACCTCCATCCCCGGCGCCTGCGGAGAATTCGCCGCTCGCGCCCTGGCGAGACTCACCCAGTTGGCCTAAACCTTCGCTTGAATTACTGCTAGTCCCTAGTGAGCCGCTACCGTACCGGTCGCCACCGCCAGCAGTGGCACTATAGCGGTCCGAACCGCCGCCAGAAAAATCGCTGCCGGATCCCGCACCGTATCCGCCACCGTAGCCATTGCCTCTTCCGCCATATCCCATTCGGGCACCAATTTTTGCGTGCGTCATGTAGCGCCGTGGGGCAGCCTGAGCTAGTCGCTCCTGCTGCAATCTGGCGAACTGGACCGCATGATCTTGCTGGCTCGCCAAGATCGGATTAGCTGTAGGAAACACGACTCGTTTCTCTTCACTCAAGAATTCATAACCGTACGAGACATCTGCAACCTTCAGCGCTGCCAAAACCTTGACATAGAATTCACGCCCCGAGGGACGAACAATAATCAACGGATAAGGCTCCAGCGGTTCATCACCGGTTTGCACCGCCTGCTTCTCGTAGTGATTTTCCGTAGCACGAATCGCAGCGGCCAAGGCATTGCCCGAACGGATCGGACGAACGAAGTCCTTCTCGGTAAGCCGCGTTCCACCCGGCTGAATGACGACAGCATTCTCGGTACACTCAATAAATACAGGTGGCCGAAAAGTGCCGTTCGGTCCGCGATAAGGAACGATCGCGTAACTCTTCGGCCTTGTTGCCTCCTGCTGCATTTCTTCGACTTGCTCTTTGGTATCCTCAACCAGTTCCTGCAGCCGCAAGAGTTCTCGCTTCGCCTGCT
The Lacipirellulaceae bacterium genome window above contains:
- a CDS encoding Rrf2 family transcriptional regulator codes for the protein MKLSQSVRYAILALCQLEDPEGSRPVSCRQLAKLGDMPERFLLQVLRQLVNHGVLSSTRGVEGGYRLARNKDDITLLEIVEAADGPLHANQNGSIEALNTASQETLKAVFGEVVDNQKQALAKVTLGHLQPG
- a CDS encoding signal peptidase II, producing the protein MTNSTAQSVDYPSSRYALFFVPAVLGLAADLWTKSWTFAQPELFQGAQHWWLWEEHAGIQLSLNEGALFGMGQGKVWFFTACSVLAGIAIPVWLFRFGAATDAKLTFALGAIMGGVFGNLYDRLGLHDLQWERFRHDREGAVYAVRDWILLQWNDQWVWPNFNIADVLLVCGAASLFLISVFSAAPETEAASEKPET